The Candidatus Methylomirabilota bacterium genomic sequence GGGCCAGATGCTCGAGAAGGCTGGGTTCGAGGTTATCACGGCCAGCGACGGGGCCGAGGCGCTGCGGCGGCTCGGCGCCACGGTGGTGGACGCGGTCGTCACCGACCTCGAGATGCCGCGCATCAGCGGCTACGAGCTGATCGAGGATCTGCGGGCGCGCGCCTCGACACGGGCGCTGCCCGTCGTGGTGCTGACCACGCGCGCCGGCGCCAAGCACGTCAACCTGGCCCGGCGCCTCGGCATCGCGCACTACGTCACGAAGCCCGTGGACGAGGGCGCCTTCGTCCGCCTCATCGTGTCGCTGACGGCGCGGAGCGCCGGGCACGAACCCACGGAGGCCAGGCCGTGAGCGACGCCAGGCCCACCGCCAAGGTCCTCATCGTGGATGCCGACCCGACGAAGCTCCAGGCCCTCAAGGCGGCGCTCACGACGGCGGCCTACCAGGTCACCTCGGCGACGAGCGCCTCCTTCGCGCTCACGACGCTCGAGCGCGACCGCCCGGACCTCATCGTGAGCGGCAACCGGACCGAGGACATGGACGGCGTCGAGTTCTGCTCCATCATCCGGAGCGACCCGACGACCCACGACATTCCGTTCCTCTTGCTGTCCGGGCCCACGCGCCCGACGCCGTGGGCCGTCGCCCAGGCCGGGGTGGACATGCTGGTGGCCGGCGACTTCGTCGTCTCCACCGTGCTCGACCGGATCTCGAAGCTCCTGCGCCACGTCGTGCCTCAGTCGGAGCCTGGGCTGCCGCCACCGCCGCCGCTTCCGCCGCGGGTGACGGTTCCCCGCGCGGAGGCCGGGACGCGGACTTTCGAGGGCTCGTTCGGCGTGCTCGACCTGACCGAGGTGACCCAGGCCATCGCCCTCGGTGGCAAGACGGGCCGGCTCTCGCTGCAGCTGACGGCGGGCGAAGGCTCCTTGCTCTTCGACTCCGGGCGCGTCGTCCACGCCGAGTTCGCCTCGCGCACCGGAGAGAGCGCCTTCGCGGCCATGGTTTCCGCCGCCCAGTCTGACCCCGAGGGCACGTTCCGCTTCAAGCCCGCGGCCGAGCTGCCTGCCGGTTCGGGGCCGCGCACGATCCAGAAGAGCGTGGACCAGCTGCTCCTCAGCATCGCCTCCGAGATCGACGAGGGCCGCGCGGCCGCCGGCGTGCCGCCCCCCCCGCCGAGACCATAGTGCCGACCCAACTGACTTCGCCAGATCTACTCAGCCCTCGCCGCGCGGCGGGGCCGCTCGTCTCGAACAGCCACGTTCTCGGTCGGCTCGTCATGTGGGCCGGCACCTTGGGACTACCCTCTCGGTGTAGGCGAAACTCGCGAGAGGCCCAATAGCCCATGCCCCGCGTGCTGGTCGTGGACGACAGCCTCTCCGTGCGCAAGATGATCGAGCGCGCGCTCGAGATGAAGGGGTTCGAGGTGCTCTCCGCCTCGTCGGGCGCCGAGGCCATGGAGCGCATCAGCAGCGCCATGCCCGACATGGTCGTCTGCGACGTCGTCATGCCCGACGTGGACGGCTACCGCATCTGCGAGTTCGTGCGCACGCACCCGGCGCTCTCTGAAACGCCTGTGCTCCTCATCTCCGGTATCGTCAACAGCGCCGTCCTCGAGCGGGCGGCGCAGGTCCGCTCCAGCGACGTCCTGCGGAAGCCGTTCACGGCCGACGACCTCGCGCGCAAAGTGGACGAGCTCCTGGCCGCCCGCTCTCGGAGCGCAGCGGCGCCGGCCGGCCTGCCGGCGTCCGTCGCCGACGCGATGGTTGCCCTACCCGACCTCAAGGCGATCCTGCTGCAGCTGGCGACCATGCCCGGCGTGCGGCTGGCGGCCCTCGTGGACCGCGAGGGTTTCCTCATCGAGACCGCCGGTGAGTTCGGGGTCGACGCCGAGGTGGCCGGCGCCCTCGCCGCGTGCCTGGCCGAGTCGTCGGAGGGCATCGGGCGCGAGATGGGACAGGGTGCGCTCTCGAGCATGATCCTCGATTACGAGGCCGGCATGGTCCTGCTGCACAGCGCCGGGCCCTCGGCCATCCTCGCGGTCGTGCTGCGCGACCCGACCGCGCTCGGCAAGGTCCGCTACTACGTCAAGAGGGCCCTGCCGGAGCTGCTCCGGTCCATCTGATGGCGACATCCGTCGGCATCTCCAACCTCAAGAAGCCCTGGGCGTGGCTCGCCGCCATCGCCGTGTTCGGCCTCGCGCTCGCCTCGTCGACGGCGCTCTACGTGGTGAATCCCGCCGTGAAGCCGCAGCTGCCGTGGTGGGCGGCCGTGGCGGCGCCCGCCCTCGTCTACGGGCTGGTGCTGCCGCTCTGCGTCCCGCGCATGCGGATAGGCGGCTGGTTAGCCGGATTCTTCACCTTGGTCGTCCTGCACGTGGGCATCGCTCTCACGACGGCGTGGCTCTACGCGAGGGTCGGCTTCATCTCCTTCGAGCAGGCGCTGGCGCCGGCGCTGTGGGGCTTTCCTCCGGCCCTTGTCCTTGCCATGGTCGGCTCGCTGGTCATGACCTTGCCGTTCCTCGGGGCGCTCGCTCCGCGGGCAGCGGCCCCTCGTCCCCAGGCGGGCGCGACTCCGCCCCGGGCGGGGGCGACGAAGCAGCCGCGGCAGGCTCCCGAGATCATTCCGTCCAATGACCGCCAGGCCTGGGCGCGGGTCTCGGCCGGAGCCGAGCACGAGTCCGCTGCGTCCGCCGCGGTCGCGCAGGCCGTGAGCGCGCGGCCCGCGATGGCCGTCGCAGCCCCCGCGCTGGTAGAGCCTCCGCCCGCGGTGGCAGTGCTTCCGCCCGCGGTGGCAGTCCTTCCCGTGGTCGTCCCGGATGAGCCCGCCGTGCACGCGGTCCCGCTGTCGGGAGTCAATGGCGCCGCTCCTGACACGGCTGAAGCCGACGCGCCTGCCGCCGGGGGCGATGATCTGCCCCCCGCCAACGTTCTGGAT encodes the following:
- a CDS encoding DUF4388 domain-containing protein; protein product: MSDARPTAKVLIVDADPTKLQALKAALTTAAYQVTSATSASFALTTLERDRPDLIVSGNRTEDMDGVEFCSIIRSDPTTHDIPFLLLSGPTRPTPWAVAQAGVDMLVAGDFVVSTVLDRISKLLRHVVPQSEPGLPPPPPLPPRVTVPRAEAGTRTFEGSFGVLDLTEVTQAIALGGKTGRLSLQLTAGEGSLLFDSGRVVHAEFASRTGESAFAAMVSAAQSDPEGTFRFKPAAELPAGSGPRTIQKSVDQLLLSIASEIDEGRAAAGVPPPPPRP
- a CDS encoding response regulator — its product is MPRVLVVDDSLSVRKMIERALEMKGFEVLSASSGAEAMERISSAMPDMVVCDVVMPDVDGYRICEFVRTHPALSETPVLLISGIVNSAVLERAAQVRSSDVLRKPFTADDLARKVDELLAARSRSAAAPAGLPASVADAMVALPDLKAILLQLATMPGVRLAALVDREGFLIETAGEFGVDAEVAGALAACLAESSEGIGREMGQGALSSMILDYEAGMVLLHSAGPSAILAVVLRDPTALGKVRYYVKRALPELLRSI